A single genomic interval of Anopheles marshallii chromosome 2, idAnoMarsDA_429_01, whole genome shotgun sequence harbors:
- the LOC128706826 gene encoding dihydroxyacetone phosphate acyltransferase: MASTRTESPDRRAMVESITIKLSPGKLSEFRNLLAPQYRELRDMTKRYRVTIPYPKDGPVTPAKLKKLVLASGRIQLLLDEQSSSDKTKRAKLTKTIVELLEEIGLAENLPVLRTLGTMLNGIFDRIYTGVLVNEVKLEQLRSRFGRQTVLYLPSHRSYGDFILMSYVLFCYNIAIPGIAAGMDFYSMAGMGSALRNTGAFYMRRTYGNDRQYWYIFREYMRQLIVAYDRGIEFFVEGTRSRSNKALMPKIGLLSMALEPLFMGEIPDLLIVPVSVSYDRPVEEQLFVYELLGVPKPKETTRGLLKALSIVRENFGTIYLEFGDPLSAKDYFGDGLNRTQHTIAPTFAQTLANEERDAIQNLANDVVHLQQHRMVLTTFHLIALYYNYRKYHGQTVTFDELVEGVTMLGRMFEDLGAITEVEGCENVEPLCLAALDVHRNILQLTSDRVLTIAQSHHDFSRVDKKRLKGYNLTDGVMKLAVPIFSLQLYCNPCLHWLAVPAMVLLAGRSLTSETGTLRRGDLMQVVRELRQLYGFEFVLYARREVVEFDAALDHLYRQGLLQYDPVGQDTLHFAPHTDQQRLANVYLSALGPFLCTYLQAMDVLLEQFHSKESFTEKEYLASVQHHVEQQLLRQERNVHPYCLSLDSISLTLHSLVTLGAIRKTKRDNVYRYNLGTDGMIESVNLRLKRYCTLLPFEYLTFQDAVTGSKL; this comes from the exons ATGGCATCGACACGCACTGAGTCACCGGATCGCCGCGCGATGGTCGAATCAATTACGATAAAGTTATCACCTGGGAAGTTATCCGAGTTTCGAAATTTGTTAGCACCGCAGTACCGCGAGCTTCGCGATATGACGAAACGGTACAGAGTGACCATTCCTTACCCGAAGGATGGGCCAGTGACGCCAGCGAAGCTGAAGAAACTAGTGCTTGCCAGTGGACGAATTCAACTGTTACTCGACGAG CAATCGTCCAGCGATAAAACGAAACGCGCGAAATTAACCAAAACGATCGTGGAGTTGCTGGAAGAGATTGGACTTGCGGAAAATTTGCCCGTCCTGCGTACGCTCGGTACGATGCTGAACGGAATTTTCGATCGCATCTACACCGGTGTACTTGTGAATGAGGTAAAACTGGAGCAGCTAAGATCACGATTTGGACGTCAAACAGTGCTTTATTTACCGAGCCACCGGAGCTACGGTGATTTCATCCTAATGTCTTACGTACTGTTCTGCTACAATATCGCTATCCCGGGTATAGCGGCCGGTATGGATTTTTATTCGATGGCCGGAATGGGTAGTGCATTGCGGAATACGGGTGCGTTCTATATGCGCCGAACATATGGTAACGATCGTCAGTATTGGTACATATTCCGCGAGTATATGCGCCAGTTGATAGTGGCATACGATCGTGGGATCGAATTCTTCGTAGAAGGAACGCGTAGTCGCAGCAACAAGGCCCTGATGCCCAAGATTGGACTGCTGTCGATGGCACTGGAACCACTGTTTATGGGTGAGATACCGGATCTGCTAATCGTGCCCGTGAGCGTATCGTACGATCGCCCCGTCGAGGAGCAACTGTTCGTGTACGAGCTGCTAGGTGTGCCGAAACCGAAGGAAACGACCCGCGGACTGTTGAAAGCGTTGAGCATTGTGCGTGAAAATTTTGGTACCATCTATCTCGAGTTTGGTGATCCACTATCGGCGAAGGATTACTTTGGCGACGGGTTGAACCGTACGCAACATACGATTGCACCGACATTTGCGCAAACTTTAGCCAACGAAGAGCGGGATGCGATACAAAATTTGGCCAATGATGTGGTACATCTGCAGCAGCACCGTATGGTACTGACCACCTTCCATCTGATTGCCCTGTACTACAATTACCGGAAATACCACGGCCAAACGGTAACGTTCGACGAGTTGGTTGAAGGTGTCACCATGCTTGGACGTATGTTCGAGGATCTCGGTGCGATCACGGAAGTAGAGGGCTGTGAAAATGTGGAGCCGCTTTGTTTAGCTGCGCTCGATGTGCACCGAAACATTCTGCAGCTGACAAGCGATCGTGTGCTGACGATTGCACAATCGCACCACGATTTTAGTCGGGTCGACAAAAAAAGGCTGAAGGGATACAACTTGACGGATGGTGTGATGAAGCTTGCGGTGCCAATATTCTCTCTGCAGCTATACTGCAATCCATGTCTGCACTGGTTAGCCGTTCCGGCAATGGTACTGCTGGCGGGTCGCAGTCTTACCTCCGAAACAGGCACGTTGCGCCGTGGTGATCTTATGCAAGTGGTGCGCGAATTGAGACAGTTGTACGGTTTTGAGTTTGTGCTGTATGCGCGACGAGAGGTTGTTGAATTTGACGCCGCATTAGATCACCTTTATCGGCAGGGTCTCTTACAGTATGATCCAGTTGGTCAAGATACGCTACACTTCGCCCCACACACGGATCAGCAGCGGTTGGCTAACGTGTATCTCAGTGCTCTTGGTCCCTTTCTGTGCACATATCTCCAGGCGATGGATGTATTACTAGAACAGTTTCACAGCAAAGAGAGTTTCACGGAAAAGGAATACCTTGCTTCGGTACAACATCATGTGGAACAGCAACTATTACGACAGGAACGTAACGTTCATCCGTACTGCCTGTCACTGGATAGCATTAGTCTCACGCTGCACTCTCTAGTCACACTTGGTGCAATACGGAAAACGAAAAG AGATAATGTGTACCGCTACAATCTTGGTACAGATGGTATGATCGAATCAGTAAACCTACGACTGAAGCGCTACTGTACGCTGCTACCCTTCGAGTACCTCACATTCCAAGATGCGGTAACCGGGAGTAAACTGTAA
- the LOC128717992 gene encoding uncharacterized protein LOC128717992 — translation MDVAMLQIADGQEFLHNTNNNNNNNNSNDAIACGLDGKGKLAADVVNDAPRDFVTPKMSSSVASILDDTTPSDSGVQLLDSESSGLNESMISSAGGFEFDGGPTPPPPLPPSVVSTYGEEGKNNNNNFTYHNRSVADMEVEAGEEEEAAGVASAYLDEVGEAKLAADQEIGEGIEIDLGMSTSQVPDELISSTCSTFDSENIVYRRRIKKAPISKTPKKRVSFHEDILKNTKTDNIHIEHGFITYKTGGIGKKSVTKGRYSWCSEDDAGGLDYGDEEAQEGRQYVYRNACSDVLDYGKTDVFENVEDERNYVKYDNSGVFEYGPPVRSAKTSELGGKPLYKCSCSDSNSSLDSGEGGNVQTINYRQAKSNSCECIGSNVTAGRRGKHNGNNNNNVISDNCYYSEPSIEHLDEFNGNVTGADGGGEQFVKSVWSKEKKPKSSCLKKTKRNNIFTNVVVPEYDLSRKVKKFNVHQRLSVIDNSRMIFGSLKDIFGIALPERGVPEGSEDLSSVRECIPEAHDDGTLVDDFTLVQKPKSFLSKSLDGGFNSRSGGRTNAGQQKKYVHNVDEQLRRKNDEDLYAPSRKNSVEDELPGNDDETVDTNKKMIESDEVTVSSSPNSNEVNGVPMMAGAAIGAYRNKFIINGESTVYEHTGVSYCFEDGQDKSPQEEEKELPVGETTSGSFIGKTQIKKKLSTIFQKINVISSQASTPNPAPRPGGDGEGEQRMDGVAQGSRKESINSILPSPPSPKLSEKAFMESSTISSCSSDHSDQISGSSGKFAGMSSPHGSGATVKSNRHLSSPLKNRSLTTTARPSRMSPDLFNLGVAPPLGLTGRNINQINPQLAEEFEDILTVTTTTTATESLIESVEQRQQIDKKSIVEDDIVILDYPATSGTSSSTVLTPVTPQSDDFMRPANRATSYQRPRHNPMTSSTASSASTASKSSLINRFLRNVTQKKILEATIKQNPFFQSKLNGERKLFENLCPRGPVRTINRELVEDLNAEIAMEIELSSSACQLDRIQLNDTYAQSATEGVIPFALGGVKFDGGGIGVGELPVELFSAGPRLSIYRNDSEVLMKVFKLFNGYSREGYMTPVLVFLTDRTLYVTDQVRNRLCNKFVLPYAELDVILVGPYGNTVLLSNSARDMQQVLLAGGPYPAEGLVSSLELCARRGGSVLPAVGQLTLDHLAPLQAFVRDHSSVSREDSWKYYAVVNVPAGTLGSEEAPLGPHIKGPLMHRRMSHAGFVDNWSAGYFLLKAGVLYLFGDASQKLPTWAVALAECQGARRSMNSGRPYCFELLLRTGALQLAAPDEYVASDWLQALVQAASGVSDTCTVASKLFEMQERRRTLGCTLIMTSNHLLTLREDFSAPLRRNTSYSTVGEISNPSLASNGSMQLQLALSSPSKENINPNATRRKISNVSSNNGGQDNYSEISSVRSNCSTPTRTNMAGQVINADRRSNASSTSTPTRGSIMQQQQQQLNGSPARSLPRASTLVSGPSSLADFFAGSAEEKSYTNMSSFYGKNSGVEVLTCASIDEMSAVKIPAVSSNWWCILEFECQEVRENSDDLVVFFSTSAEQERFLAMLESIWHSKKSEAFPASIISSDDAVYDHCSKLFLEINRSWEPLLSAALGYT, via the exons ATGGATGTGGCAATGCTGCAGATAGCCGATGGTCAGGAGTTTttgcacaacacaaacaacaataacaataataacaatagcAATGATGCTATTGCTTGTGGATTGGATGGCAAGGGCAAGTTGGCAGCTGATGTGGTCAATGATGCACCGCGAGATTTCGTAACACCAAAGATGAGCTCGAGCGTGGCCAGCATTCTCGATGATACTACTCCGAGCGATTCCGGTGTACAGCTGCTTGATTCGGAATCAAGTGGTCTAAATGAATCGATGATTTCCAGTGCTGGAGGATTTGAATTCGATGGCGGTCCTACACCACCGCCTCCGCTGCCTCCGTCAGTGGTGTCCACGTACGGTGAAGaaggcaaaaataataataacaattttacGTATCACAATCGTTCCGTAGCGGATATGGAGGTGGAAGCAGGAGAAGAAGAGGAAGCGGCGGGTGTTGCAAGTGCGTACCTGGACGAGGTGGGCGAAGCGAAACTGGCAGCCGATCAAGAGATTGGCGAAggtattgaaatcgatctggGTATGAGCACAAGCCAGGTACCGGACGAACTAATATCCAGTACCTGTTCGACGTTCGACAGTGAGAATATCGTCTACCGAAGGCGCATTAAGAAGGCACCGATTAGTAAGACACCGAAAAAGCGTGTGTCCTTCCACGAggatattttgaaaaacaccaaaacggACAACATTCATATCGAGCACGGGTTCATTACGTACAAAACTGGTGGAATTGGGAAAAAGTCCGTAACGAAAGGTCGATACTCCTGGTGCTCGGAGGATGATGCAGGTGGTCTCGACTACGGCGATGAGGAAGCTCAAGAAGGAAGACAGTACGTGTATAGGAATGCCTGTTCTGATGTGCTCGACTATGGCAAGACGGATGTGTTTGAAAACGTCGAAGACGAGAGGAACTACGTGAAGTATGATAATTCGGGTGTCTTTGAGTACGGTCCGCCAGTACGCAGCGCAAAAACTTCCGAACTGGGAGGGAAACCGCTTTACAAGTGCAGTTGTTCCGATTCTAACTCAAGTCTCGACTCTGGCGAGGGtggcaatgtacaaacaataaattatcgtCAAGCCAAATCAAACAGCTGCGAGTGCATCGGTTCGAATGTGACTGCAGGACGTCGCGGTAAGCACAAcggcaataacaacaataacgtCATCTCGGACAATTGCTATTACAGTGAACCGAGCATCGAACATTTGGACGAATTTAACGGCAATGTAACGGGTGCGGACGGCGGTGGTGAACAGTTTGTAAAGTCGGTATGGAGCAAGGAGAAAAAACCGAAAAGCAGCTGCCTTAAAAAGACAAAACGCAACAACATTTTCACGAACGTGGTCGTACCAGAGTATGATCTAAGCCGAAAGGTGAAGAAGTTCAACGTGCATCAGCGCCTATCGGTGATCGACAACAGTCGTATGATCTTTGGCTCCCTGAAAGACATTTTCGGTATTGCGCTGCCGGAACGCGGCGTACCGGAAGGATCGGAAGATCTGTCGTCGGTACGAGAATGTATTCCAGAAGCGCACGACGATGGAACTCTCGTCGATGACTTCACGCTAGTGCAAAAACCGAAATCATTTCTATCAAAGAGTTTAGACGGTGGGTTTAATAGTCGGAGTGGTGGACGTACGAATGCTGGACAGCAGAAGAAATACGTGCACAACGTTGACGAACAGCTGCGTCGAAAGAACGACGAAGACCTTTATGCACCGAGCCGAAAAAATAGCGTGGAGGATGAATTGCCgggaaatgatgatgaaactGTTGACACGAACAAGAAAATGATAGAATCCGATGAGGTTACAGTTTCCTCTAGTCCTAATTCGAATGAAGTGAATGGGGTGCCTATGATGGCTGGCGCTGCTATCGGAGCTTATCGTAACAAGTTTATTATCAATGGTGAGAGCACTGTGTATGAACATACTGGAGTATCATATTGCTTTGAGGACGGCCAGGACAAGTCTCCACaggaggaagaaaaggaactTCCAGTCGGAGAAACGACCAGCGGATCGTTTATTGGAAAGACgcagataaaaaagaaactttcgACCATATTTCAGAAGATAAATGTAATTAGCTCGCAAGCGTCCACCCCGAATCCGGCTCCACGTCCCGGTGGGGATGGTGAAGGGGAACAGAGGATGGATGGAGTCGCACAGGGAAGCAGAAAAGAATCGATAAACTCTATTCTTCCTTCACCACCGTCACCGAAACTCTCGGAAAAGGCGTTCATGGAAAGTAGCACGATCTCTTCTTGCAGCAGCGATCATTCCGATCAAATTTCTGGCAGTTCGGGTAAATTCGCAGGTATGAGTTCTCCACATGGTAGCGGAGCGACTGTCAAATCCAACCGTCACCTATCATCACCACTGAAAAATAGATCCCTTACTACGACCGCTCGTCCATCGCGTATGAGTCCTGACCTGTTCAATCTAGGCGTTGCACCTCCGCTAGGATTAACAGGTCGTAACATAAACCAAATCAACCCCCAGTTGGCAGAAGAGTTTGAGGACATTCTGACGGTAACGACCACCACTACCGCCACAGAGTCGTTGATCGAATCTGTAGAACAACGTCAACAGATTGACAAAAAATCAATCGTCGAGGACGACATCGTGATCCTGGATTATCCCGCCACATCGGGTACTTCGAGCTCAACCGTGCTAACACCCGTTACTCCCCAATCGGATGATTTCATGCGTCCTGCAAACCGGGCCACGTCCTATCAACGGCCTCGTCACAATCCGATGACGTCCTCCACAGCTAGTTCCGCATCGACCGCCTCGAAAAGTTCTCTGATCAATCGTTTCCTTCGCAACGTTACACAAAAGAAGATCCTCGAGGCGACGATTAAACAGAATCCCTTCTTCCAATCGAAGCTCAATGGCGAACGTAAGCTGTTCGAGAATTTGTGCCCACGGGGACCAGTGCGAACTATCAACAGAGAACTGGTTGAGGATCTGAACGCGGAAATAGCAATGGAAATAGAGCTGTCCTCATCCGCCTGTCAACTTGATCGTATCCAACTGAACGACACATATGCACAGTCAGCCACCGAAGGTGTCATTCCGTTTGCACTCGGAGGCGTGAAGTTTGACGGTGGCGGTATCGGAGTCGGAGAGTTACCGGTGGAACTTTTCTCTGCCGGTCCGCGGCTTTCCATCTACCGGAACGACAGCGAGGTGCTGATGAAGGTGTTTAAGCTGTTCAATGGATATAGCCGGGAGGGTTATATGACACCGGTGCTAGTGTTTCTTACCGATCGTACACTTTACGTAACGGATCAAGTACGGAACCGGTTGTGCAATAAGTTCGTGTTGCCGTACGCCGAGTTGGATGTTATACTGGTTGGTCCGTATGGAAATACGGTGCTGTTAAGCAACTCGGCCCGGGATATGCAGCAGGTTCTGCTGGCTGGAGGGCCATATCCAGCAGAGGGGCTAGTGTCGAGCTTGGAGTTGTGTGCCCGACGTGGTGGTTCTGTGTTGCCTGCCGTTGGTCAGCTTACGCTTGATCATTTGGCACCGTTGCAGGCATTCGTGCGGGATCATTCAAGCGTTAGCCGGGAAGATTCGTGGAAATATTATGCCGTCGTGAATGTTCCGGCTGGAACGTTGGGTAGTGAGGAGGCACCGCTTGGCCCGCACATAAAGGGACCTTTAATGCACCGTAGAATGTCACACGCCGGCTTTGTAGATAACTGGTCCGCGGGATACTTTTTGCTAAA AGCCGGCGTGCTTTACTTGTTTGGCGATGCCTCGCAGAAGCTGCCAACATGGGCCGTCGCACTAGCCGAATGCCAAGGTGCACGCCGTTCGATGAATTCAGGACGTCCCTACTGTTTCGAGCTGCTGCTTCGCACTGGAGCGCTTCAGCTGGCCGCACCGGACGAGTATGTGGCGTCCGATTGGCTACAGGCACTAGTGCAAGCGGCGAGCGGGGTGAGTGACACGTGCACAGTGGCATCAAAG TTATTTGAGATGCAGGAACGTCGTCGCACACTCGGATGTACGCTGATAATGACATCAAACCATCTGCTAACGCTCCGAGAAGACTTCAGCGCACCTTTGCGGCGCAACACAAGCTACAGCACGGTGGGTGAGATAAGCAATCCATCATTGGCGTCAAATGGATCAATGCAGCTTCAGCTCGCCCTCTCATCGCCTTcgaaggaaaacattaatCCGAACGCCACCCGTCGGAAGATAAGTAACGTGTCTAGCAATAATGGCGGACAGGATAACTACAGCGAG ATAAGTTCCGTTCGATCGAACTGCAGCACGCCAACCCGTACAAATATGGCAGGACAGGTAATTAACGCTGATCGACGATCGAATGCATCAAGCACTAGCACACCGACCAGGGGAAGTAtaatgcagcaacagcaacaacagctaaATGGATCACCTGCGAGAAGCCTGCCTCGGGCGAGTACTTTGGTCAGTGGACCATCGTCTTTGGCGGACTTTTTCGCCGGCAGTGCGGAAGAAAAGAGCTACACTAATATGAGCAGCTTTTATGGGAAAAATTCCGGTGTAGAAGTGCTCACATGCGCTAGTATCGATGAAATGTCGGCTGTGAAAATACCGGCAGTTTCTTCTAATTGGTGGTGTATTCTG gaGTTTGAGTGTCAAGAGGTGCGGGAAAATTCGGATGATTTGgtagttttcttttcaaccaGTGCCGAGCAGGAACGTTTTCTGGCTATGCTTGAATCGATTTGGCACTCTAAAAAG AGTGAAGCTTTTCCGGCTTCCATCATCAGCAGCGACGATGCGGTATACGATCATTGCTCCAAGCTGTTTCTAGAAATTAACCGTTCCTGGGAGCCGTTGCTGTCTGCTGCGTTGGGTTATACTTAA
- the LOC128719300 gene encoding zinc finger RNA-binding protein has product MATNNYFGFPHGATQYGTTATGTGYQTPQTGYAVAPAPTPAAGTYGTARPAGYDQAYQSTATPGTYATTATAATYDYGYGRTTQTYDTSKTYYQQAAGATAGYTAPNAYDAAPKVITGFQPAQPTAYAPQPARATLQPAKAAPQYQTTQQQPVAPPAQAYVPTQTAGYSQTVTTVHSTPKSATVAGSVVPNNSTTYPSYDAALYSATMYVAQQQQPPPPNTKAPGNVPGAAATVGGVMTGAPGPGGPAVITSGPVPTGGPWQNYKSPKGMHGHGHGNAPYKARKPAPKPLLIHYCDVCKISCAGPQTYREHLEGQKHKKRELLLKQAAEPGGTSSARPPNSLHCELCGVTCTGNDAYAAHVRGAKHQKVVNLHTRLGKPIPACDPTPNVDGEKKEGATGETSDTGGASGSGNAAIGNNSMESSEESVRPVGSEFIEEIKDDDGKLVSFSCKLCECKFNDPNAKEMHMKGRRHRLQYKKKVQPDLVVDIKPTVKQKKIAEARAHRQAMQEEFWNRRRMADAEMEEDHGMRTFGRHPFFGMLPGRRPESSDDRHVVARHAEIYPKEEELQTIQRIVSHTERALKLVSDVMTSGGGGAGSAVQPVASTSASAGTSSDPQNEQTNDQPKEQEIQSQQPSTSAGNGGKSNQANQMISFHKETEGTTIRLLKGVMRVGLLAKGLLLHGDNCVQLVVLCAEKPTTSLLKRVATELPIQLKKIAEDHRYTVTMAPVEGAVLVTDGTITVKISLTSPLLREANAPSAEQAAQNTEDLLPREPCLQALAALRHAKWFQARATGLQSCVMIMRIMRDLCQRIPVWSNISQWAMELLLEKIISSAGEVLTPGECLRRVMEAMSSSILLNGPGLLDPCEKEPEDTLAGLSKQQREDITNSAQTFMRWIAFRQIYKVLGILPLPPPKFAGSRNWRFNRKRRRSGTEGNDSEADGCKMLKKEESVASASNATASTNAAPMKMEPSK; this is encoded by the exons ATGGCCACCAATAATTACTTCGGGTTTCCGCACGGTGCCACACAGTATGG caCAACGGCCACTGGGACGGGTTATCAAACTCCACAGACGGGATATGCAGTAGCACCGGCACCGACACCGGCCGCAGGTACCTACGGAACAGCTCGTCCGGCAGGATACGACCAAGCGTACCAATCCACAGCAACGCCTGGAACATACGCCA CTAcggcaacggcagcaacaTACGATTACGGGTACGGGCGTACGACGCAGACGTACGATACCTCGAAAACCTACTACCAGCAGGCGGCGGGTGCAACGGCCGGCTACACTGCACCGAATGCATACGACGCGGCACCGAAGGTGATCACTGGATTTCAACCGGCCCAGCCGACTGCATATGCTCCGCAACCTGCCCGGGCCACCCTTCAGCCAGCAAAGGCAGCTCCGCAATACCAGACCACTCAACAGCAGCCAGTTGCCCCGCCGGCTCAGGCGTACGTGCCGACACAAACGGCTGGCTATTCCCAAACGGTTACCACGGTGCATTCGACGCCCAAATCGGCAACCGTTGCTGGTTCCGTGGTACCGAATAACTCCACCACTTACCCAAGCTACGACGCTGCGCTGTACAGTGCTACCATGTACgttgcgcagcagcagcaaccaccgccaccgaaTACGAAAGCACCCGGGAATGTGCccggtgctgctgctactgtcgGTGGTGTAATGACGGGCGCACCGGGACCGGGTGGACCTGCCGTTATTACAAGTGGCCCGGTGCCGACTGGTGGTCCGTGGCAAAATTACAAAAGTCCTAAGGGTATGCATGGCCATGGCCATGGGAACGCACCTTACAAGGCGCGGAAACCAGCGCCGAAACCGCTGCTGATACACTACTGTGATGTGTGTAAAATTAGTTGTGCGGGACCGCAAACCTATCGAGAACATCTTGAAGGCCAGAAACACAAGAAACGTGAGCTGTTACTGAAACAGGCTGCCGAACCCGGTGGTACCTCGTCTGCCCGGCCACCGAACAGTTTGCATTGCGAGCTGTGCGGTGTAACATGCACCGGCAACGATGCATACGCGGCGCACGTGCGTGGTGCCAAGCATCAGAAGGTAGTAAATCTGCACACCAGGCTTGGTAAGCCCATTCCCGCTTGTGACCCGACACCGAATGTGGACGGAGAAAAGAAGGAAGGTGCTACCGGCGAGACATCAGATACGGGTGGGGCGAGCGGAAGTGGTAACGCGGCGATAGGTAATAACAGTATGGAATCGTCGGAAGAATCCGTCCGACCTGTGGGTAGCGAATTTATCGAAGAAATCAAGGATGACGACGGAAAGTTGGTTAGCTTTAGCTGTAAGCTATGCGAGTGCAAGTTCAACGATCCGAACGCGAAGGAAATGCACATGAAAGGACGACGCCACCGGTTGCAGTATAAGAAAAAGGTGCAGCCGGACCTGGTGGTTGATATAAAGCCGACcgtgaagcaaaagaaaattgcagAAGCTCGTGCTCACCGACAGGCGATGCAAGAGGAGTTCTGGAACCGCCGTCGTATGGCCGATGCGGAAATGGAAGAAGATCACGGTATGCGGACGTTTGGGCGTCATCCGTTCTTTGGAATGCTGCCCGGACGGCGTCCGGAATCGTCCGACGATCGACATGTGGTTGCACGTCATGCTGAAATTTATCCCAAGGAGGAGGAATTGCAAACCATCCAGCGTATTGTTTCGCACACAGAGCGTGCTTTGAAGCTGGTTTCGGACGTGATGAcctccggtggtggtggagcagGTTCTGCTGTTCAGCCAGTAGCTTCGACTTCTGCATCTGCCGGTACCTCCAGCGATCCGCAAAATGAACAAACGAATGATCAACCCAAGGAGCAGGAGATTCAATCGCAGCAACCTTCGACATCTGCTGGTAACGGTGGGAAGTCGAATCAAGCTAATCAGATGATATCCTTCCACAAAGAAACCGAGGGAACCACGATCCGTCTGCTGAAAGGCGTAATGAGGGTGGGTTTGCTTGCTAAAG GTTTGCTCCTACACGGTGATAACTGCGTACAGCTGGTGGTATTGTGTGCAGAGAAACCAACAACATCGCTATTGAAACGGGTTGCAACCGAGCTGCCAATACAGCTGAAGAAAATTGCTGAAGATCATCGTTATACGGTAACGATGGCTCCCGTAGAAGGGGCCGTGCTCGTCACCGATGGCACGATTACGGTTAAAATATCTCTCACATCTCCGTTGCTGCGTGAAG CTAATGCACCTTCAGCGGAGCAGGCTGCTCAGAATACCGAAGATCTGCTGCCACGCGAGCCCTGTCTGCAGGCGCTAGCTGCACTGCGTCATGCAAAATGGTTCCag GCTAGAGCAACGGGACTGCAATCGTGTGTGATGATAATGCGTATTATGCGCGACCTGTGCCAACGGATACCCGTCTGGAGTAACATCAGTCAATGG GCAATGGAGTTGCTGCTTGAAAAGATCATTTCATCCGCAGGTGAAGTTCTGACACCGGGTGAATGTTTACGCCGCGTCATGGAAGCGATGTCTTCATCAATCCTTCTCAATGGTCCAGGATTGTTGGATCCATGCGAAAAAGAACCGGAAGACACGCTGGCTGGTCTGAGCAAGCAGCAGCGGGAGGATATCACTAATTCGGCGCAGACCTTCATGCGATGGATCGCCTTTCGGCAGATTTACAAAGTGCTAGGCATCTTGCCCCTCCCACCACCAAAGTTTGCTGGCAGCCGCAACTGGCGTTTCAATCGCAAACGCCGACGCTCGGGCACAGAAGGCAACGATAGTGAAG CTGACGGTTGCAAAATGCTAAAGAAAGAAGAATCGGTAGCTTCTGCCTCAAATGCAACTGCTTCAACTAATGCCGCTCCGATGAAAATGGAACCATCCAAGTAA
- the LOC128710492 gene encoding malate dehydrogenase, mitochondrial, giving the protein MFARAVKTAACQGAKNFSTTSQNNVKVAVCGASGGIGQPLSLLLKNSPLVTELSLYDIVHTPGVAADLSHIETQSKVTGYNGPENLEKALKGADIVIIPAGVPRKPGMTRDDLFNTNASIVRDLAAGCAKACPKALIGIISNPVNSTVPIACDTLQKAGVLDPRRVFGVSTLDIVRANTFVGEAAGVDPQKMNVPVIGGHSGVTIIPVLSQTKPGVNFPQDKVSALTERIQEAGTEVVKAKAGAGSATLSMAYAGARFALALARAMNGEQNVIECAYVRSDVTEAKYFATPLVLGKNGLEKNLGLPKLNAFEQELLKKAIPELKKNIQKGEDFVKKN; this is encoded by the exons ATGTTTGCCCGTGCCGTGAAAACTGCTGCCTGCCAAGGTGCGAAgaacttttccaccaccagCCAG aaCAATGTTAAGGTGGCCGTTTGTGGTGCTTCGGGAGGTATCGGACAGCCGCtgtcgctgctgctgaagAACAGTCCACTGGTGACGGAGCTGTCACTGTATGATATTGTGCACACGCCTGGCGTGGCCGCTGATCTATCCCACATCGAAACGCAGTCGAAAGTGACGGGATACAATGGACCCGAAAATCTGGAGAAGGCTCTGAAGGGTGCCGATATCGTCATCATTCCGGCTGGTGTGCCGCGCAAGCCTGGTATGACCCGTGACGATTTGTTCAACACAAACGCGTCGATCGTACGCGATCTGGCCGCCGGGTGCGCAAAAGCTTGCCCGAAAGCGCTCATCGGTATCATCTCGAACCCTGTTAACTCGACCGTACCCATCGCCTGCGACACGCTGCAAAAAGCCGGAGTGCTGGACCCGCGCCGTGTGTTCGGCGTCTCGACGCTGGATATTGTGCGTGCGAACACGTTCGTGGGTGAGGCGGCCGGTGTTGATCCGCAGAAGATGAACGTCCCCGTCATCGGTGGACATTCGGGCGTCACGATTATCCCGGTGCTGTCCCAGACGAAGCCAGGCGTGAACTTCCCGCAGGACAAGGTCTCCGCTCTTACGGAACGCATCCAGGAGGCTGGCACGGAGGTGGTCAAGGCGAAGGCTGGTGCTGGATCGGCCACGCTTTCGATGGCTTATGCCGGTGCTCGTTTCGCGCTCGCTCTGGCTCGTGCAATGAACGGCGAACAGAACGTCATTGAGTGTGCTTACGTGCGATCGGACGTGACTGAGGCCAAGTACTTCGCTACTCCGCTGGTCCTAGGCAAGAATGGGCTGGAGAAGAACTTGGGGCTACCGAAACTGAACGCATTCGAGCAGGAACTGTTGAAGAAGGCTATCCCGGAGCTGAAGAAGAACATCCAGAAGGGAGAAGATTTCGTgaagaaaaactaa